A stretch of DNA from Bacillus sp. NP157:
GCACAGCGCGATGTTGGTGGCGGCGATCCGCCGGCGCTCGCGGTTGAGGTGCAGGGCGAGCCGCCCGGCGAGCCGGCCCAGGCCCATCAGCCAGCGGAAGGGCAGGTGGGCGATCAGCCAGATGACGCCGACACCCAGCCACGCCGGCCAGTTCCGCGGCGCGAGCAGGCTTCGGGTCAGGGCGGGGCGGGGCATACCGGGCATGGCCGGCCATTGTAGCGGAGTGGGGCGGCTATACTGCCCGGCCACCGACGAATCCCGGGGAACGCGTGCTGCTGCGCCTGCTCTACAACCTGGCCATGTACCTGTTCACCCCGCTGGTGATGCTGCGCCTGATCGGCCGCGGCATGCGCTACGGCGATTACCACGTGCGCTGGCGCGAGCGCTTCGGCAGCTTCCGCGAGCCCCGGCTGGCGGGATGCCTGTGGGTCCACGCCGTGTCGGTGGGCGAGGTCAACGCCGCCGAGCCGCTGGTGAAGGCGCTGATGGAGGCCTATCCGCGCGCCCCGATGCTGGTCACCACGGTGACGCCTACCGGTTCGGAGCGGGTCCGCCAGCTGTTCGGCGATTCGGTCCACAGCGTCTACCTGCCCTACGACCTGCCGTTCGCCGTGAAGCGCTTCCTGCGTAACACCCGGCCGCGGCTGGCGGTGATCGTCGAGACCGAGATCTGGCCGAACCTGTACTTCGCCTGCCGCCGGCACGGCATCCCCCTGCTGATCGCGAATGCGCGGCTTTCCGAGCGCTCGCTCCGCGGCTATGCACGGATGAGCTCGCTGGTCCGCCGCGCCCTGCGCTGCGTCAGCCACATCGCCGCGCAGTCGCGCACCGACGCGGCGCGCTACCGCCTGCTCGGTGCCGAGCCCAGCCAGCTCACCGTCTGCGGCAACCTCAAGTTCGACATGCCGGTGC
This window harbors:
- the waaA gene encoding lipid IV(A) 3-deoxy-D-manno-octulosonic acid transferase, yielding MLLRLLYNLAMYLFTPLVMLRLIGRGMRYGDYHVRWRERFGSFREPRLAGCLWVHAVSVGEVNAAEPLVKALMEAYPRAPMLVTTVTPTGSERVRQLFGDSVHSVYLPYDLPFAVKRFLRNTRPRLAVIVETEIWPNLYFACRRHGIPLLIANARLSERSLRGYARMSSLVRRALRCVSHIAAQSRTDAARYRLLGAEPSQLTVCGNLKFDMPVPSAALEAGTAMREAWGQGRPVWIAASTHEGEEMCVFEAHTEVMRRLPDALLLIAPRHPERFKAVEASVRSLGFNVATRSADGVPGHNTQCFVIDSMGELLRFFAASDVAFVGGSLVSIGGHNVLEPAALGKPVLVGPYTFNFEEITQALLDESGGQRVKDGTELGAEVLSLLRDGTRRAAMGAAARRVFESERGSVGKVMKLVDKLLQE